Proteins co-encoded in one Epinephelus moara isolate mb chromosome 13, YSFRI_EMoa_1.0, whole genome shotgun sequence genomic window:
- the LOC126399791 gene encoding glycylpeptide N-tetradecanoyltransferase 2-like, whose product MCQRTPGVALSFKDSHLFRMTDSNSDKVQTDDKSRKRSKKKQKKGDAWRPEGPRDPFAMLDSLPEWKQQEIQRALHLFTLGPSLPKNLQQAKKHTYRFWDTQPVPRLGDSVETHGPIVEGEASVRTEPYSLPKGFSWDTLDLSSPTVLRELCNLLSENYMEEDDNTIRFEFSPEYLQWALQPPNWLAQWHCGVRVDTNNKLVGFIAALPADVRIYETEKRMVRVKFLCVHKKLRLKRMTPVLIRELTRRVNQQGLYQAVYTAGVVLPTPLSSCRCWHRPLNLRKLTDVSYPGLRQNIPLQRALKFNRLPEVTKTPGLRPMTKKDAAKVHSLLQANLSKFHLSPMLSLQEVEHWLLPRENVIDAYVVEGDDGTLTDVVSFYGVSYKVLNHPVHAGLRAAHLLYVASTATDPVDLMEDTLVLAKSKGFDVFCALDVMDNMSFLETLKFSINDRSLHYYLYNWMCPNMSPDKVGLVFPN is encoded by the exons atgtgtCAGAGAACACCCGGAGTCGCCCTCAGCTTCAAGGACTCGCATTTGTTCAGAATGACTGATTCAAACTC TGATAAGGTGCAGACAGATGACAAGAGTCGTAAAAGGAGcaaaaagaagcaaaagaaGGGAGATGCCTGGAGACCAGAGGGTCCCAGAGACCCATTTGCTATG CTGGACTCCCTTCCTGAATGGAAGCAGCAGGAGATCCAGAGAGCCCTCCACCTGTTCACCTTGGGCCCAAGCCTGCCCAAGAACCTGCAGCAGGCCAAAAAACACACGTACAGATTCTGGGATACGCAGCCTGTCCCCAGACTGG GTGACAGTGTTGAGACTCATGGCCCGATAGTAGAGGGTGAAGCAAGTGTCCGCACGGAGCCCTACTCTCTACCTAAAGGTTTCTCCTGGGACACTCTGGATCTGAGCAGCCCTACGGTG TTGAGAGAGTTGTGCAACCTGCTCAGTGAGAACTACATGGAAGAGGATGACAACACTATCAGATTTGAGTTCTCGCCGGAGTATCTGCAATG GGCTTTACAACCTCCTAACTGGCTGGCCCAGTGGCACTGTGGTGTGCGGGTAGACACCAATAACAAGTTAGTCGGCTTCATTGCTGCTCTTCCTGCAGACGTCCGAATATACGAGAC GGAGAAGCGGATGGTGCGGGTCAAATTCCTGTGTGTTCATAAGAAGCTGCGCCTCAAGCGGATGACTCCAGTTCTGATCCGAGAGCTCACCAGACGGGTCAACCAGCAGGGCCTCTACCAGGCTGTCTACACAGCTGGTGTAGTGCTGCCCACACCGCTGAGCTCTTGCAG GTGCTGGCATCGCCCTCTGAATCTCCGAAAACTGACGGACGTGAGCTACCCAGGGCTGAGACAGAACATACCCCTACAGAGAGCTCTCAAGTTCAACCGTCTGCCTGAG GTGACAAAGACACCAGGCCTGCGCCCCATGACCAAAAAAGATGCTGCAAAGGTACACTCACTACTGCAGGCAAACCTCAGCAAGTTCCACCTCAGCCCGATGCTGTCTCTGCAGGAAGTGGAGCACTGGCTGCTGCCGAGGGAGAATGTGATTGACGCCTACGTTGTGGAG GGTGATGATGGCACGCTGACAGACGTGGTGAGTTTCTACGGCGTCTCCTACAAGGTGCTGAATCACCCAGTGCACGCCGGCCTCAGAGCAGCTCATCTGCTTTACGTTGCCTCTACCGCCACAGACCCTGTTGACCTCATGGAGGACACACTGGTCCTGGCTAAGTCT AAAGGTTTTGACGTCTTCTGTGCTCTGGATGTGATGGATAACATGAGTTTCCTGGAGACGCTCAAGTTCAGCATCAATGACAGGAGCCTTCATTACTACCTGTACAACTGGATGTGTCCTAATATGAGCCCAGACAAG GTGGGCTTGGTGTTTCCTAACTAA